One Syngnathus acus chromosome 13, fSynAcu1.2, whole genome shotgun sequence genomic window carries:
- the trpc4b gene encoding short transient receptor potential channel 4b isoform X2: protein MSRLYYKKTGSPSYSDRIPLRIVRAEPELSALERAYLGAVGKGDYATVKEALEEAEIYFRINIDCVDSLGRTALLIAIENENLEIVDLLLSYNVHVGDALLHAIRKQVVGAVDLLLNHKKPSGEKQLPPILQDKQFWGFTPDITPIILAAHTNNYEIIKLLVQRGVSIPQPHAVLCDCPECVSSSDVDGLRHSHCRLNIYKALASPSLIALSSEDPFLTAFQLSWELKELSRVENEFKAEYEALSRTCKQFAKDLLDQTRSSKELEIILNYRDDINPLLDENTNDLARVKLAIKYCQKEFVAQPNCQQLLASRWYDQIPGWRRRHWAVKLVTCILIGLLFPVLSIFYLVSPKSRYGLFIRKPFIKFICHAASYLTFLFLLFLASQHIEAPQRDIQGPAPTAVEWMILPWVIGFIWTEIKQMWDSGFQDYMDDWWNIMDFIMNALYLATISLKIVAYAKYSGRKPRCSWEMWHPTLIAEALFAIANIFSSLRLICLFTANSHLGPLQISLGRMLLDILKFLFIYCLVLLAFANGLNQLYYYYGTDVGDNCKGIRCMQQNNAFSTLFEALQSLFWSVFGLISLYVTRVKPPHEFTEFVGTTMFGTYNIISLVVLLNMLIAMMNNSYQHIADHADIEWKFARTKLWMSYFEEGGTLPSPFNIIPSPKSFYYLTGWIRARLFHVPSIKRLETFESLGRRAADNVRLNHEYQEVLRNLIKRYVAAMIRDAKTENGLTEENFKELKQDISSFRYEVLGMMRGKWQRGSRVASSPFAYPGNSFKYSPKYFTEESSQQRLEVFELSGRGPGPGDGATAVSPEQTHARRASLNRSEMGSKCSDSAEKQQLKSPRVIVQVARELEKDSQEKDLS, encoded by the exons ATGTCCCGGCTGTACTACAAGAAGACGGGCAGCCCCTCCTACAGCGATCGCATCCCCCTGCGCATCGTGCGGGCCGAGCCGGAGCTCTCGGCCCTGGAGCGGGCCTACCTGGGGGCGGTGGGCAAGGGCGACTACGCCACGGTGAAGGAGGCCCTGGAGGAGGCCGAGATCTACTTCCGCATCAATATCGACTGCGTGGACTCGCTGGGGCGCACGGCGCTGCTCATCGCCATCGAGAACGAGAACCTGGAGATCGTGGACCTGCTGCTCAGCTATAATGTGCACGTGGGCGACGCCCTGCTGCACGCCATCCGCAAGCAGGTGGTGGGCGCCGTGGATCTGCTGCTCAACCACAAGAAGCCCAGCGGCGAGAAACAG CTCCCGCCCATCCTGCAGGACAAGCAGTTTTGGGGCTTCACCCCGGACATCACTCCCATCATCCTGGCGGCGCACACCAACAACTACGAGATCATCAAGCTGCTGGTGCAGCGAGGCGTGTCCATCCCGCAGCCGCACGCCGTGCTGTGCGACTGCCCGGAGTGCGTGTCCAGCTCGGACGTGGACGGCCTGCGCCACTCGCACTGCCGCCTCAACATCTACAAGGCGCTGGCCAGCCCCTCGCTCATCGCCTTGTCCAGCGAGGACCCTTTCCTCACCGCCTTCCAGCTCAGCTGGGAGCTGAAGGAGCTCAGCAGGGTGGAGAACGAGTTCAAGGCCGAGTACGAGGCGCTGTCGCGTACCTGCAAACAATTCGCCAAGGACCTCCTGGACCAGACCAGGAGCTCCAAGGAGCTGGAAATCATCCTCAACTACCGCGACGACATCAACCCGCTGCTGGATGAGAACACCAACGATCTGGCCCGGGTCAAGTTGGCCATCAAGTACTGTCAGAAGGAG TTTGTGGCCCAGCCCAACTGTCAACAGCTGCTGGCGTCGCGCTGGTACGATCAGATCCCGGGGTGGAGAAGACGGCACTGGGCGGTCAAACTGGTCACGTGTATCCTCATCGGGCTCCTCTTCCCAGTCTTGTCCATCTTTTACTTGGTCTCGCCCAAGAGCCGCTACGGCCTGTTCATCCGCAAGCCCTTCATCAAGTTCATCTGTCACGCCGCTTCCTATTTAACGTTCCTGTTCCTGCTCTTCTTGGCCTCGCAGCACATCGAAGCCCCGCAGCGGGACATTCAGGGCCCGGCACCCACCGCGGTGGAATGGATGATCCTACCCTGGGTCATCG GTTTCATCTGGACAGAGATCAAGCAGATGTGGGATAGCGGTTTCCAAGACTACATGGATGACTGGTGGAACATCATGGACTTCATTATGAACGCGTTGTACCTTGCAACCATTTCCCTCAAGATTGTTGCCTATGCAAAG tacAGCGGGCGCAAACCCCGATGCAGCTGGGAAATGTGGCACCCCACTCTGATTGCCGAGGCGCTGTTCGCCATCGCCAACATCTTCAGTTCCCTGCGCCTCATCTGCCTTTTCACCGCCAACTCCCACCTGGGCCCGCTGCAGATCTCACTGGGCCGCATGCTCCTCGACATCCTCAAGTTCCTCTTCATCTACTGTCTGGTGCTGCTGGCCTTCGCCAACGGCCTCAACCAGCTCTACTACTACTACGGAACCGACGTGGGCGACAACTGCAAGGGAATCCGCTGCATGCAGCAGAACAACGCCTTCTCCAC gttatTCGAGGCGCTGCAGTCGTTATTCTGGTCCGTCTTTGGCCTCATTTCCCTCTACGTGACACGAGTGAAGCCGCCCCACGAATTTACCGAGTTTGTCGGAACCACCATGTTCGGCACGTACAACATCATCTCCCTGGTGGTGCTGCTGAACATGCTCATCGCCATGATGAACAACTCGTACCAGCACATTGCG GATCACGCGGATATCGAGTGGAAATTTGCAAGAACTAAATTATGGATGAGCTACTTTGAAGAGGGAGGAACGTTGCCGTCGCCGTTCAACATCATACCCAGTCCCAAGTCGTTTTATTATCTGACGGGATGGATACGAGCGCGTCTGTTTCACGTGCCCAGCATAAAAAGACTTGAAACTTTTGAAAGTTTAGGG AGGCGAGCGGCAGACAATGTGCGACTAAACCACGAGTATCAG GAGGTTTTGAGGAATCTCATCAAGAGGTACGTGGCGGCAATGATCCGAGATGCCAAGACGGAGAATGGTTTGACCGAAGAAAACTTCAAG GAGCTCAAGCAGGACATCTCCAGCTTCCGCTACGAGGTGCTGGGAATGATGCGGGGCAAATGGCAAAGAGGCTCCAGAGTGGCCAGCTCCCCTTTCGCTTACCCGGGAAACTCCTTCAAGTATTCCCCCAAGTACTTCACGGAAGAGTCGTCGCAGCAGAGGCTGGAGGTGTTTGAGCTGAGCGGCCGCGGGCCCGGCCCGGGCGACGGCGCCACCGCCGTCAGCCCCGAGCAGACGCACGCCAGGCGGGCCTCTCTGAACCGCTCCGAGATGGGCTCAAAGTGTTCCGACAGCGCCGAAAAGCAGCAGCTGAAAAGTCCCAGGGTGATAGTGCAAGTGGCACGGGAGTTGGAGAAGGACTCTCAAGAGAAAGACCTTTCCTGA
- the trpc4b gene encoding short transient receptor potential channel 4b isoform X1, with protein MSRLYYKKTGSPSYSDRIPLRIVRAEPELSALERAYLGAVGKGDYATVKEALEEAEIYFRINIDCVDSLGRTALLIAIENENLEIVDLLLSYNVHVGDALLHAIRKQVVGAVDLLLNHKKPSGEKQKLPPILQDKQFWGFTPDITPIILAAHTNNYEIIKLLVQRGVSIPQPHAVLCDCPECVSSSDVDGLRHSHCRLNIYKALASPSLIALSSEDPFLTAFQLSWELKELSRVENEFKAEYEALSRTCKQFAKDLLDQTRSSKELEIILNYRDDINPLLDENTNDLARVKLAIKYCQKEFVAQPNCQQLLASRWYDQIPGWRRRHWAVKLVTCILIGLLFPVLSIFYLVSPKSRYGLFIRKPFIKFICHAASYLTFLFLLFLASQHIEAPQRDIQGPAPTAVEWMILPWVIGFIWTEIKQMWDSGFQDYMDDWWNIMDFIMNALYLATISLKIVAYAKYSGRKPRCSWEMWHPTLIAEALFAIANIFSSLRLICLFTANSHLGPLQISLGRMLLDILKFLFIYCLVLLAFANGLNQLYYYYGTDVGDNCKGIRCMQQNNAFSTLFEALQSLFWSVFGLISLYVTRVKPPHEFTEFVGTTMFGTYNIISLVVLLNMLIAMMNNSYQHIADHADIEWKFARTKLWMSYFEEGGTLPSPFNIIPSPKSFYYLTGWIRARLFHVPSIKRLETFESLGRRAADNVRLNHEYQEVLRNLIKRYVAAMIRDAKTENGLTEENFKELKQDISSFRYEVLGMMRGKWQRGSRVASSPFAYPGNSFKYSPKYFTEESSQQRLEVFELSGRGPGPGDGATAVSPEQTHARRASLNRSEMGSKCSDSAEKQQLKSPRVIVQVARELEKDSQEKDLS; from the exons ATGTCCCGGCTGTACTACAAGAAGACGGGCAGCCCCTCCTACAGCGATCGCATCCCCCTGCGCATCGTGCGGGCCGAGCCGGAGCTCTCGGCCCTGGAGCGGGCCTACCTGGGGGCGGTGGGCAAGGGCGACTACGCCACGGTGAAGGAGGCCCTGGAGGAGGCCGAGATCTACTTCCGCATCAATATCGACTGCGTGGACTCGCTGGGGCGCACGGCGCTGCTCATCGCCATCGAGAACGAGAACCTGGAGATCGTGGACCTGCTGCTCAGCTATAATGTGCACGTGGGCGACGCCCTGCTGCACGCCATCCGCAAGCAGGTGGTGGGCGCCGTGGATCTGCTGCTCAACCACAAGAAGCCCAGCGGCGAGAAACA GAAGCTCCCGCCCATCCTGCAGGACAAGCAGTTTTGGGGCTTCACCCCGGACATCACTCCCATCATCCTGGCGGCGCACACCAACAACTACGAGATCATCAAGCTGCTGGTGCAGCGAGGCGTGTCCATCCCGCAGCCGCACGCCGTGCTGTGCGACTGCCCGGAGTGCGTGTCCAGCTCGGACGTGGACGGCCTGCGCCACTCGCACTGCCGCCTCAACATCTACAAGGCGCTGGCCAGCCCCTCGCTCATCGCCTTGTCCAGCGAGGACCCTTTCCTCACCGCCTTCCAGCTCAGCTGGGAGCTGAAGGAGCTCAGCAGGGTGGAGAACGAGTTCAAGGCCGAGTACGAGGCGCTGTCGCGTACCTGCAAACAATTCGCCAAGGACCTCCTGGACCAGACCAGGAGCTCCAAGGAGCTGGAAATCATCCTCAACTACCGCGACGACATCAACCCGCTGCTGGATGAGAACACCAACGATCTGGCCCGGGTCAAGTTGGCCATCAAGTACTGTCAGAAGGAG TTTGTGGCCCAGCCCAACTGTCAACAGCTGCTGGCGTCGCGCTGGTACGATCAGATCCCGGGGTGGAGAAGACGGCACTGGGCGGTCAAACTGGTCACGTGTATCCTCATCGGGCTCCTCTTCCCAGTCTTGTCCATCTTTTACTTGGTCTCGCCCAAGAGCCGCTACGGCCTGTTCATCCGCAAGCCCTTCATCAAGTTCATCTGTCACGCCGCTTCCTATTTAACGTTCCTGTTCCTGCTCTTCTTGGCCTCGCAGCACATCGAAGCCCCGCAGCGGGACATTCAGGGCCCGGCACCCACCGCGGTGGAATGGATGATCCTACCCTGGGTCATCG GTTTCATCTGGACAGAGATCAAGCAGATGTGGGATAGCGGTTTCCAAGACTACATGGATGACTGGTGGAACATCATGGACTTCATTATGAACGCGTTGTACCTTGCAACCATTTCCCTCAAGATTGTTGCCTATGCAAAG tacAGCGGGCGCAAACCCCGATGCAGCTGGGAAATGTGGCACCCCACTCTGATTGCCGAGGCGCTGTTCGCCATCGCCAACATCTTCAGTTCCCTGCGCCTCATCTGCCTTTTCACCGCCAACTCCCACCTGGGCCCGCTGCAGATCTCACTGGGCCGCATGCTCCTCGACATCCTCAAGTTCCTCTTCATCTACTGTCTGGTGCTGCTGGCCTTCGCCAACGGCCTCAACCAGCTCTACTACTACTACGGAACCGACGTGGGCGACAACTGCAAGGGAATCCGCTGCATGCAGCAGAACAACGCCTTCTCCAC gttatTCGAGGCGCTGCAGTCGTTATTCTGGTCCGTCTTTGGCCTCATTTCCCTCTACGTGACACGAGTGAAGCCGCCCCACGAATTTACCGAGTTTGTCGGAACCACCATGTTCGGCACGTACAACATCATCTCCCTGGTGGTGCTGCTGAACATGCTCATCGCCATGATGAACAACTCGTACCAGCACATTGCG GATCACGCGGATATCGAGTGGAAATTTGCAAGAACTAAATTATGGATGAGCTACTTTGAAGAGGGAGGAACGTTGCCGTCGCCGTTCAACATCATACCCAGTCCCAAGTCGTTTTATTATCTGACGGGATGGATACGAGCGCGTCTGTTTCACGTGCCCAGCATAAAAAGACTTGAAACTTTTGAAAGTTTAGGG AGGCGAGCGGCAGACAATGTGCGACTAAACCACGAGTATCAG GAGGTTTTGAGGAATCTCATCAAGAGGTACGTGGCGGCAATGATCCGAGATGCCAAGACGGAGAATGGTTTGACCGAAGAAAACTTCAAG GAGCTCAAGCAGGACATCTCCAGCTTCCGCTACGAGGTGCTGGGAATGATGCGGGGCAAATGGCAAAGAGGCTCCAGAGTGGCCAGCTCCCCTTTCGCTTACCCGGGAAACTCCTTCAAGTATTCCCCCAAGTACTTCACGGAAGAGTCGTCGCAGCAGAGGCTGGAGGTGTTTGAGCTGAGCGGCCGCGGGCCCGGCCCGGGCGACGGCGCCACCGCCGTCAGCCCCGAGCAGACGCACGCCAGGCGGGCCTCTCTGAACCGCTCCGAGATGGGCTCAAAGTGTTCCGACAGCGCCGAAAAGCAGCAGCTGAAAAGTCCCAGGGTGATAGTGCAAGTGGCACGGGAGTTGGAGAAGGACTCTCAAGAGAAAGACCTTTCCTGA